The sequence TTATCGGTTATTTGCAAAGGGTAATGGATGCCATCAAATGTAATAAATTCAACACTTACTTCCGTTCCTTCCAAGTATTCTTCAATCAGTACCCTATGATCAGTATCGCGAACCGATTGAAATGAACAGCGAAGCTGATCCTCATTCATTGCTTTATAAATTTGACGGCTACCGGAACTGTCCACCGGCTTTAACATAACGGGAAAACCGACTCTATTACTGAAACCGAGAGCTTGTTCCACTTGATCTGTTACAAGAAACTCAACCCTGGATACATTGTTTTTGTTTAGCCGTTCCCTTAAACGGCTTTTTTCCCGAGCAATTCTCTCCGCTTCGGATGAATTGCAAGGTAGCATTAATGCTTCTCCAATCAAAGAAGCCAACTCTCCTCCAACTTCAGAGAAGGTCCAAACAGCATCAAACTCCTCCTTTTGATGTAGCTCCTTGGCCAATAAGATGCCTTTATCATGATCGTCGAAAGGAAAATAGTATACCGCTTCACACAACTCTTCTTTCACGCACGACTTACGCTCTGGAGTTTGAAAGAGAGTAACCCTTAAATCAAGCTTCTCCACCATATAATATCGAATATATTCCCAGTTATCCCCAACCATTAAAATTCGCTTCCTTTTCATTTGTCACCTCTCCTTTTATTAGAGCCAAAAATAACAGAATAATTGTAGAGGGATAGGAGCAGGACGGAACTTGAGCAGATTTGGCACGAGGATTGAGACAGCTCGATTGCGGGATTGGATTAAAGCCTTCCTAGATGGAGGTCCTTCGTGCCCTGCAAAAAAGGAGAGACAGGAAAAAGCAAGGTGTTTGATTGAAACGGACTTTCCATCGGGTTCTATGTAACCAGTGCGCAGGTATCAAGCGATCACAGCAAAGCTACCCCGCAAAATCGGGCCGACCGCGAAATCAACCACAGGAGCTGGTGGCAGATAAAACATATGATTAGCTACGGTTGGCACCATAATTTTTACGAAAACGAGGAATCAACCATTTCGCAGAGAAAAACAAGCACAAACGAGGACGGCCCATTCAAGTGAAATCTACTTATCGATCATGCTTGCTTTAATAAGTAATTGAGCTTTTGCTGAGATGATTACTCTGACACATGTAACGAATCACTAACATTTGTTTCGGTAAATGAGGGTCTGCCTCGGTATCTACCACTCTCACTTCAGAAATGGAAGCATGAGGATAAGCAATAACAAAAGGAAGTTCGCTCTCCTCTGTCATCCCCATCATAATAGAAAACAGCATACGGATCACAGCATTGTGAGTAACAATAAGTATATTTCTAGAAGGTTGAGCTAAAACCTTTTCCCACGCTTTTTTTACTCTTTGATGGAAACTTCGTAGATCTTCACCTAAGCTTTTCTGATCCGGTTTATAAATTCTTTCTTGTATTAGCCGAATGGTTTCTTTATCACTCCATTCCCTCCATTGATTGGCAGCGTGATATTCGTTTAGTTCAGGAAGTATTTTCGTTGCAATATGATCCTGAGAACCTCTCACAATTTCACCCGTTTTTTTCGCTCGAATTAATTCAGATGTGAAAATAAGATCGATGTCTCGGGTAGCAAAATATTTTTTCAACTCTTCCGCTTGACGAATTCCTACGGCCGTCAATTCTGGATCCATCGAGATTTTTTGACCAAGCAGATATGACTGTGCATGACGAACCAGATAAATCCGTTTCGTATTTAAAGGCAACACATCGTCCTCGGTAATCAAAGTAGCTCTGTTTGAATGATTTTGATTTGACAATTTCTCTTATCCTTTCTCTTTTTGCAATACTAGAACTGAGATCCGTATTTTTCTATATGTCTCTTTTCAATGGACTTTAGCCATTGAAGGGCTCGTTCATGTTGTTTGGGGTTCTCTCCCCGGACAGCACAAAATAAAGGAACAGGTGTAAAACCATGTTGCTTCTTAATAGGATAGGGATCACGGCCCGACTGAATTTCGTTGCACCCAAGAAAGGCTGCTCTTCTTATTAACTGTTCGTACAGTACGTGTGATTGTTTATACCGATTCAGGTATGGATGCTTATGACCTGCAAACATAATGTAATAGGTAGTACGCCAATGAACTCCAACCTGCACTCCTATAATCTCCTCCATGGGAGTTAACGTTAAAAATACTTCCAATCCGGGGATCTTACTATGAATAAAATGGTGAACAAATTTCCTCGGAAGGACCTCAGGGTCCATTCCCAATCGAATAACGGTATCCATGATTAAATCGGCCGCTTGCCGATACTCCTCCTGGTCAGCAAGGCGAACTTTTAAACCTGCCCTTCTTGCTAGTGATAGACTGTTCCGCACTCGGTGTCTGTTTTTGTGTGGTAGAGCGGTTGTCGGATCTTCTTTATTAACCCCGGTTAGATCTCGTATCATTAAAGTGTGAAACCACCCAAGATGGAAGCCGTTAGATTTAAGGTCTGCTGTCAGCTTTTCATCACGGCTGTCAATTCCCCCCATCATGGCTATGGCAGATTCCATTTTCGCATTGTGAATAAATTGGCGGATGACTTTCTTGCGCGACATATCACTTATTGCCAACGGATACCCATAATAACTAACAAAATTATGTGAAAGGATTACAGGATCCTTCAACGGGGGACTCACAGCATGGCGGTAGTAATCCAGACGAGGACATGTTTCATATAAATATGCGGGAATTACGGCTGAAATCCCATTTTCCCCCAAAATTACATGACGATTATAACGAGTACCTTCCCATCCTATATCCAATGCTTCCATGAAGTTTTTCGAATGAAATGGTGTCCCTACTTTTTGTACAAAACCATTCCATTCATCTGCATTTATCCCATTATCGGAAGGCTCATTAAGCCATCCAGCTTTCATGCTTGGAAACCTCCATTTTTGACCAGATATTTTTCAGCCAATTTTCATACCCTTCAGTATCAGGAAAATCCACTACAAAACAGATAGGTTCAATCACTCTTTTTTTTCCACCTATATACCCACCGTGGAGAAACTTAAGGTTGTGGCCAACCACGAAGTCAAATTGTTCATTGGGTACCCACATCTCGTAAGTTTTTCGAAATCGTGTCCATGACACGCCTAATGATTCAAACAAAGAATGGCACATCATCCGATCCGAAGGATACAAGCACTCTTGACATGGGCATGTTTTCACGATTTCTCGGAGCTCCGGAAAT is a genomic window of Desmospora profundinema containing:
- a CDS encoding ATP-grasp domain-containing protein, with amino-acid sequence MKRKRILMVGDNWEYIRYYMVEKLDLRVTLFQTPERKSCVKEELCEAVYYFPFDDHDKGILLAKELHQKEEFDAVWTFSEVGGELASLIGEALMLPCNSSEAERIAREKSRLRERLNKNNVSRVEFLVTDQVEQALGFSNRVGFPVMLKPVDSSGSRQIYKAMNEDQLRCSFQSVRDTDHRVLIEEYLEGTEVSVEFITFDGIHYPLQITDKIVSDTTYVEMGHTMPAQLDKQTWNSIIELVKKMLTLIGHWIGPTHTEVKITNKGIKIIETHTRPGGDFIPYMLDKVFGVDVFVLTINHLLGMKKQMSIMQDKGAAVRYFEAEPGVIQSIQGIEKVKDDPHVLIVDFERKAGEQVAEAKDSFSRPGCLVVSAETPQKAAEVADYLKNKVNIYTNRKINTKEDD
- a CDS encoding histidine phosphatase family protein, translated to MSNQNHSNRATLITEDDVLPLNTKRIYLVRHAQSYLLGQKISMDPELTAVGIRQAEELKKYFATRDIDLIFTSELIRAKKTGEIVRGSQDHIATKILPELNEYHAANQWREWSDKETIRLIQERIYKPDQKSLGEDLRSFHQRVKKAWEKVLAQPSRNILIVTHNAVIRMLFSIMMGMTEESELPFVIAYPHASISEVRVVDTEADPHLPKQMLVIRYMCQSNHLSKSSITY
- a CDS encoding GNAT family N-acetyltransferase encodes the protein MKAGWLNEPSDNGINADEWNGFVQKVGTPFHSKNFMEALDIGWEGTRYNRHVILGENGISAVIPAYLYETCPRLDYYRHAVSPPLKDPVILSHNFVSYYGYPLAISDMSRKKVIRQFIHNAKMESAIAMMGGIDSRDEKLTADLKSNGFHLGWFHTLMIRDLTGVNKEDPTTALPHKNRHRVRNSLSLARRAGLKVRLADQEEYRQAADLIMDTVIRLGMDPEVLPRKFVHHFIHSKIPGLEVFLTLTPMEEIIGVQVGVHWRTTYYIMFAGHKHPYLNRYKQSHVLYEQLIRRAAFLGCNEIQSGRDPYPIKKQHGFTPVPLFCAVRGENPKQHERALQWLKSIEKRHIEKYGSQF